In Anseongella ginsenosidimutans, one genomic interval encodes:
- the pheT gene encoding phenylalanine--tRNA ligase subunit beta produces MKISYNWLNEYIQTGKSPAELSALLTGTGLEVESLEKVQSIPGGLEGLVVGEVISKSPHPNADRLNLTLVDVGAEAPLRIVCGAANVAEGQKVVVAVEGTTVYPLSGQPFEIRKAKIRGEASSGMICAEDEIGLGRSHDGIMVLPADAVPGTPLKEYFKLRDDWVMEIGLTPNRADAASHIGTARDVAAVLKKKITYPSLEDFREGTGLQPVKVRVADEEACIRYSGLVIQNITLGESPRWLQDRLKAIGVKCINNVVDITNYVLHETGQPLHAFDLEAIRGGAVVVKTLPEGSTFLTLDGVERKLSAEDLMICDADGGMCIAGVFGGADSGIREDTTGIFLESACFNPVSVRRTAKRHGLKTDASFRFERGTDPNATLFALKRAAMLICEIAGGEIPSELIDLYPREVKKAEVHFSFENARRLIGKEIPRQEILAILEHLEIAILKEDANTLTLAIPTAKVDVTREIDVIEEILRIYGYDNVEMPAKVNASLSYSQKPDEASLRHSIADLLSGKGFFEIMCNSLGSSSHTRLIPALEEEEAVKILNPLSSELDQMRQTLLFSGLQSVAYNLNRKNTDLKFYEFGKVYRKMGAGYEEKRKLSLYVTGRKFPETWNSDKSKADIFYLKGFVEAVLQKLGIQPGEFKPLENDFLEEAFEYSSGGERLLRSGSVPAGINAAFEIEAPVFYAEFEWDQLLRLRREHKVTYREVPRFPAVRRDLSLLITNEASFGYLEQIARKTENRILKEVSIFDKYISGEGQKGQLPPGTKSYALSFVLRDDEQTLTEKQIDQVMQRLIRAFEKEGVEIRK; encoded by the coding sequence ATGAAAATTTCTTATAACTGGCTGAATGAATATATCCAAACCGGTAAGTCGCCTGCCGAGTTGTCGGCCCTGCTTACCGGAACGGGGCTGGAGGTAGAATCCCTTGAAAAGGTTCAGTCCATCCCGGGCGGATTGGAAGGCCTGGTAGTGGGAGAAGTGATCTCCAAATCACCGCATCCCAATGCTGACCGTTTAAACCTCACGCTGGTTGATGTTGGCGCAGAAGCGCCGCTGCGGATTGTCTGTGGAGCCGCGAACGTGGCGGAAGGGCAGAAAGTAGTAGTCGCTGTCGAAGGAACCACGGTGTATCCGCTTTCGGGCCAACCTTTTGAGATCAGGAAAGCTAAAATAAGAGGCGAAGCGTCGTCAGGGATGATCTGCGCCGAAGACGAGATCGGGCTTGGACGTTCACATGACGGCATCATGGTGCTGCCCGCGGACGCCGTACCCGGCACGCCTTTGAAAGAATATTTCAAGCTCCGGGATGACTGGGTAATGGAAATAGGGTTAACGCCCAACAGGGCGGATGCAGCTTCTCATATAGGCACAGCCCGCGACGTGGCCGCAGTACTGAAAAAGAAAATTACTTATCCCTCCCTCGAAGATTTCCGGGAAGGGACGGGCCTGCAGCCGGTAAAGGTCCGGGTGGCCGATGAGGAAGCTTGTATCCGGTACAGCGGATTAGTTATTCAGAACATTACGCTTGGAGAATCCCCGCGCTGGCTGCAGGACCGGCTAAAGGCGATTGGTGTGAAATGCATCAATAATGTCGTGGATATTACCAATTATGTGCTTCATGAAACAGGACAACCGTTGCATGCTTTCGACCTGGAAGCTATCCGGGGCGGTGCAGTTGTCGTAAAGACATTGCCTGAAGGAAGTACATTCCTTACCCTCGACGGAGTGGAGCGCAAGCTTTCCGCGGAAGACCTTATGATATGCGATGCTGACGGCGGTATGTGTATTGCCGGCGTTTTCGGAGGAGCGGACTCCGGGATCAGGGAAGACACCACCGGTATTTTCCTGGAGTCGGCCTGTTTTAATCCCGTGAGCGTGAGGCGTACGGCGAAAAGGCATGGATTGAAGACCGACGCCTCCTTCCGTTTTGAAAGAGGAACGGACCCGAATGCCACGTTATTCGCATTAAAGCGGGCAGCGATGCTGATCTGTGAAATTGCCGGCGGTGAAATACCTTCAGAATTGATCGATCTGTACCCCAGAGAGGTGAAGAAAGCGGAGGTCCACTTTTCTTTTGAAAATGCCCGGCGCCTGATCGGGAAGGAAATCCCCCGGCAGGAGATCCTCGCTATCCTGGAACACCTGGAGATCGCGATCCTGAAAGAAGACGCAAACACCCTTACCCTGGCCATCCCTACCGCGAAAGTGGACGTAACCCGTGAAATTGACGTGATTGAGGAGATCCTCCGCATTTACGGGTATGATAACGTGGAAATGCCAGCGAAAGTTAATGCCTCCCTTTCCTATTCGCAGAAACCGGACGAAGCGTCCCTGCGGCACAGCATTGCTGATCTGCTTAGCGGCAAAGGCTTCTTTGAGATCATGTGCAATTCCCTTGGAAGCTCTTCCCATACCAGGCTTATACCGGCGCTTGAAGAAGAGGAAGCAGTAAAGATCCTTAACCCGCTCAGCAGCGAGCTGGACCAGATGCGCCAGACACTCCTTTTTTCCGGACTTCAGTCCGTAGCCTATAACCTTAACCGTAAGAATACCGATCTGAAATTTTATGAATTCGGGAAAGTGTACCGGAAAATGGGAGCCGGCTATGAAGAAAAAAGAAAGCTTTCTCTGTATGTTACCGGGCGGAAGTTCCCGGAAACCTGGAACAGCGATAAAAGCAAGGCGGACATCTTTTACCTGAAGGGGTTTGTGGAAGCCGTACTGCAAAAACTGGGCATTCAGCCCGGGGAATTCAAACCCCTGGAAAATGATTTCCTGGAAGAAGCGTTTGAATACAGCTCCGGGGGCGAACGCCTTTTGCGTTCGGGAAGCGTGCCGGCCGGAATAAACGCGGCATTTGAAATTGAAGCGCCCGTATTTTATGCGGAGTTTGAATGGGACCAGTTGCTTCGTTTAAGGCGGGAACATAAAGTAACTTACAGGGAAGTGCCTCGCTTTCCCGCAGTTAGACGTGATCTTTCCCTGCTGATCACCAATGAGGCCAGCTTTGGATACCTGGAGCAGATAGCGCGGAAGACGGAGAACAGGATTTTGAAGGAAGTTAGTATATTTGATAAATATATTTCCGGCGAGGGGCAAAAAGGGCAGCTTCCGCCGGGAACAAAGTCCTACGCTTTGAGCTTTGTTTTAAGGGACGATGAGCAAACGCTGACGGAAAAGCAAATAGACCAGGTAATGCAGCGTTTGATCAGGGCTTTTGAGAAGGAAGGCGTAGAAATTAGAAAATGA
- a CDS encoding cell division protein ZapA, with amino-acid sequence MGEISIKINIADRVYPLKVEMQEEEQIRKAAKNINEHMRSLQQAYDVRDKQDLLSMSLLHYATTALKYDDKKIIEDNGLSEQLTVLHDRLDAYLSDKNVL; translated from the coding sequence ATGGGAGAGATTTCCATAAAAATAAATATTGCTGACCGTGTGTATCCGTTGAAAGTGGAAATGCAGGAGGAGGAACAAATACGGAAAGCGGCCAAAAACATTAATGAACATATGCGATCGTTGCAGCAAGCGTATGATGTGCGCGATAAGCAGGACCTGTTGTCAATGAGCCTGCTGCATTATGCAACTACTGCGTTAAAATACGATGATAAAAAGATCATAGAGGACAACGGCTTATCCGAACAGCTAACCGTTCTCCATGACCGGCTGGATGCATATCTCTCTGACAAAAATGTTCTTTAA
- the rny gene encoding ribonuclease Y, whose product MDQLLLYILAGFLAGILLDRLLLRRMFRKQEMQAKNKAKQALKEADAQAEILKKNKLLEAKEKFLQLKGEHEKELASRNQGIAQRENALKQKEQSLNQKLENSSRKEQELETLKQGLNRQMEVLEKKKTEIEEVKNQHVLQLEKISGLSVEEAKSQLVEALKDEAKTKAMASIKDIVEEARLTASKEAKKIVIQTIQRTATESAIENTVSVFNIENDEIKGRVIGREGRNIRALEAATGVEIIVDDTPEAIILSGFDPVRREIARLSLHRLITDGRIHPARIEEVVAKTKKQLEEEIVEIGERTVIELGIHGLHPELIRMVGRMRYRSSYGQNLLQHSREVANLCASMAAELGLNVKRAKRAGLLHDIGKVPEDNPDLPHAILGMQLAEKYKEHPEVCNAIGAHHDEVEMTNMISPVVQVCDAISGARPGARREVVESYIKRLKEMEDLALSYAGVEKSFAIQAGRELRVVVESERISDQQAEMLAFDISNRIQNEMIYPGQVKVTVIRETRAVSYAK is encoded by the coding sequence ATGGATCAACTACTTTTATATATTCTTGCCGGCTTTCTTGCCGGTATTTTACTTGACCGCCTGTTGTTAAGGCGGATGTTCCGGAAACAGGAGATGCAGGCTAAGAACAAAGCCAAGCAAGCCCTGAAAGAAGCAGATGCGCAGGCCGAAATCCTTAAAAAGAACAAGCTGCTGGAAGCGAAGGAAAAGTTTCTCCAGCTAAAGGGGGAACATGAAAAGGAGCTGGCTTCAAGGAACCAGGGTATTGCACAGCGGGAGAACGCCCTGAAACAAAAGGAACAGTCTCTGAATCAAAAGCTGGAAAATAGCAGCAGAAAAGAGCAGGAACTGGAAACGCTGAAGCAGGGCCTCAATCGCCAGATGGAAGTTTTGGAAAAGAAAAAGACCGAAATTGAGGAAGTAAAGAACCAGCATGTACTGCAGCTGGAGAAAATATCCGGCCTTTCGGTGGAGGAGGCCAAAAGCCAGTTAGTGGAAGCCTTAAAGGATGAGGCCAAAACAAAGGCAATGGCTTCTATCAAAGATATCGTGGAAGAGGCCAGGCTCACCGCGTCCAAGGAAGCTAAGAAGATCGTGATCCAGACCATCCAGCGGACGGCAACCGAATCGGCTATTGAAAATACCGTTTCCGTATTTAATATTGAGAACGATGAAATTAAGGGCCGGGTGATCGGGCGTGAAGGCCGTAATATCCGTGCCCTGGAAGCTGCCACCGGCGTAGAGATCATCGTGGACGATACCCCCGAAGCGATTATTCTTTCCGGTTTTGATCCGGTACGGCGCGAGATTGCCCGCCTTTCCCTGCACCGCCTGATCACCGACGGCCGTATTCACCCGGCAAGGATCGAGGAAGTGGTGGCTAAAACCAAAAAGCAGCTTGAAGAAGAGATCGTTGAAATCGGTGAGCGGACGGTAATAGAACTGGGCATTCACGGGCTGCATCCGGAGCTTATCCGCATGGTGGGCCGCATGCGGTACCGTTCTTCCTACGGACAGAACCTGCTGCAGCACTCCCGTGAAGTGGCTAACCTTTGCGCAAGCATGGCTGCCGAACTGGGGCTCAATGTAAAACGAGCCAAGCGGGCAGGCCTCCTGCATGATATTGGAAAGGTGCCCGAGGATAATCCCGACCTGCCTCACGCTATTCTTGGAATGCAGCTGGCAGAAAAATACAAAGAACATCCCGAAGTCTGCAATGCGATAGGAGCGCATCATGACGAGGTTGAAATGACCAATATGATTTCGCCAGTGGTCCAGGTATGCGATGCTATCTCAGGCGCCCGTCCGGGGGCTCGCCGGGAAGTGGTGGAAAGCTACATTAAGCGTTTGAAGGAAATGGAAGACCTGGCACTCTCCTATGCAGGCGTTGAAAAAAGCTTTGCCATTCAGGCGGGCCGGGAATTGCGCGTAGTAGTTGAGAGCGAGCGGATTTCCGACCAGCAGGCCGAAATGCTGGCTTTTGATATTTCCAATCGTATTCAAAACGAAATGATCTATCCGGGCCAGGTCAAGGTAACCGTGATCCGGGAAACAAGGGCGGTATCTTACGCCAAGTAA
- a CDS encoding DUF962 domain-containing protein, with protein MSKLDTYLERYGEHHRHPVNKTIHWVAVPLIMFSLLGLIWMIPFPPVSTFLNWASFVIAFSIYYYWTLSKPMAVAMLLVVGAMSYFIVRIELTAEQPALIFAIIFVAAWIFQFVGHKIEGKKPSFLEDLKFLLIGPLWLLHFVFKKLGLSYE; from the coding sequence TTGTCCAAACTCGACACATACCTGGAACGTTACGGCGAGCATCATCGCCACCCGGTGAATAAGACGATTCACTGGGTGGCCGTTCCCTTGATCATGTTCAGCCTGCTGGGGCTGATCTGGATGATCCCGTTTCCACCTGTTTCCACGTTTCTGAATTGGGCCAGCTTCGTAATTGCCTTTTCCATTTATTATTACTGGACCCTGTCCAAACCGATGGCGGTAGCAATGCTGCTGGTAGTGGGTGCAATGTCTTATTTTATCGTCCGGATCGAACTCACCGCCGAACAGCCGGCGCTGATCTTCGCTATTATTTTTGTAGCGGCGTGGATATTCCAGTTTGTTGGCCATAAAATAGAAGGTAAAAAGCCTTCTTTCCTCGAAGACCTGAAGTTCCTGCTGATAGGGCCGCTCTGGCTCCTGCACTTTGTGTTTAAAAAGCTGGGCCTTTCATACGAATAA